The following are encoded together in the Meleagris gallopavo isolate NT-WF06-2002-E0010 breed Aviagen turkey brand Nicholas breeding stock unplaced genomic scaffold, Turkey_5.1 ChrUn_random_7182001874166, whole genome shotgun sequence genome:
- the LOC100551343 gene encoding soluble scavenger receptor cysteine-rich domain-containing protein SSC5D-like, with protein sequence MGPPGNLFPSRHPYISSLSAFAGTRIETVLFLLVWLCGVANSVPIRLVDGPNRCAGRLEVLWKQQWGTVCDDRWDLSDAMVVCMQLDCGKPLSAPGLAHFGQGTGPIWLDDMKCNVWCCLLLFNAGNSEAAQLRLVNGTNHCSGRVEVLYGQQWGTVCDDSWDLLDAEVVCRQLGCGTALSAASSAYFGRGSDPIWLDDVMCKGTEAALSECTAKPWGKHNCGHGEDVGVVCSGFAKPAPLRLVGGSTHCSGRIEVFYGQRWGTVCDDGWDLADAEVVCRQLGCGKALSAPHGAHFGQGSDPIWLDDVSCVGTEAALSACKASPWGSR encoded by the exons ATGGGACCACCAGGAAATCTTTTCCCATCTAGGCATCCCTATATCAGCAGTCTGTCTGCCTTTGCTGGAACCAGAATAGAAACGGTGCTTTTCCTCCTGGTATGGCTTTGTG GTGTTGCCAACTCAGTTCCCATCAGACTCGTAGATGGCCCCAACCGCTGTGCGGGGCGGCTTGAGGTGCTCTGGAAACAGCAGTGGGGAACAGTGTGTGATGATAGGTGGGACCTCTCTGATGCCATGGTGGTATGCATGCAGCTGGACTGTGGGAAACCACTGTCTGCTCCTGGCTTGGCTCATTTTGGTCAAGGAACTGGTCCTATCTGGCTGGATGACATGAAATGCAATG tttggtgctgtttGTTACTTTTTAACGCAGGAAATAGTGAAGCTGCTCAACTGCGATTAGTGAATGGTACAAATCACTGCTCTGGGAGAGTGGAGGTGCTTTATGGCCAGCAATGGGGAACGGTCTGTGACGACAGCTGGGATCTACTTGATGCTGAAGTTGTGTGCCGTCAGCTgggctgtgggacagccctgtCTGCTGCTTCCTCAGCTTATTTTGGCAGAGGATCTGACCCCATTTGGCTTGATGATGTTATGTGTAAAGGAACCGAAGCTGCCCTGTCTGAATGCACTGCAAAACCTTGGGGAAAACATAACTGTGGGCACGGAGAAGATGTTGGTGTTGTATGCTCAG gtTTTGCAAAACCAGCCCCGCTCCGTTTAGTGGGTGGATCAACCCACTGCTCTGGGAGAATCGAGGTGTTCTATGGGCAGCGCTGGGGAACTGTGTGTGATGATGGCTGGGACCTGGCTGACGCAGAAGTCGtgtgcaggcagctgggctgtggaAAGGCCTTGTCAGCTCCCCATGGGGCTCACTTTGGGCAAGGATCTGACCCAATCTGGCTTGATGATGTCAGCTGCGTAGGGACGGAAGCTGCCCTCTCCGCATGCAAAGCCAGTCCCTGGGGAAGCCGATAA